A region from the Anaerobacillus sp. CMMVII genome encodes:
- a CDS encoding ABC transporter permease, whose protein sequence is MIHKWLTGGKLTNILVPLISVFLGIFVGAILMLFIGQNPIVGYMALLSGVFGDIYYFGEMLRMMTPLILAGLAVAFAFRTGLFNIGVEGQLIVGWLASVSVGLLIDAPFIIHLPLAIAAGALAGALWGLVPGFLKARFYVHEVIVTIMMNYVALYSSNYIIRTYLLVPGERTDRIASSASLASPFLQALTDYSRLHFGFFLAIFACFVAWFILWKTTLGFELRAVGYNKHASHYAGMNVNRNIVLAMVISGAFAGVAGAMEGLGTYGYMSILAGFTGTGFNGIAVALLGANTSIGVFLAAALFGALTVGAPNMQSQAGIPPELVNIVIALIIFFVASSYLIRLVINRLQKEGK, encoded by the coding sequence ATGATCCATAAATGGCTAACTGGTGGAAAATTAACGAACATTCTAGTTCCGTTAATTTCGGTATTTTTAGGGATTTTTGTTGGTGCCATCCTGATGTTATTCATTGGGCAAAACCCAATCGTAGGGTACATGGCGCTATTATCAGGAGTATTTGGCGACATCTATTATTTCGGGGAAATGCTCCGCATGATGACACCGCTTATTTTAGCAGGGTTAGCAGTGGCGTTTGCATTTCGTACTGGCTTATTCAACATAGGGGTAGAAGGCCAATTAATTGTAGGGTGGCTTGCTTCTGTTTCTGTTGGACTTTTAATCGATGCGCCGTTTATTATTCATTTACCGCTAGCAATAGCAGCTGGAGCATTAGCTGGGGCGCTTTGGGGGTTGGTTCCTGGATTTCTAAAAGCAAGGTTTTATGTTCATGAGGTTATTGTTACCATCATGATGAATTATGTTGCTTTATATTCTAGTAACTACATCATTCGCACATACTTACTGGTTCCGGGTGAAAGAACCGATAGAATTGCATCATCTGCTTCGCTTGCATCACCATTTTTACAAGCACTAACTGATTATTCACGTCTGCATTTTGGTTTCTTTCTCGCTATTTTTGCTTGCTTTGTTGCCTGGTTTATCTTATGGAAAACTACTTTAGGCTTTGAACTTCGGGCGGTTGGATATAATAAACATGCGTCTCATTATGCTGGAATGAACGTTAATCGAAATATTGTTTTAGCGATGGTCATTTCAGGTGCTTTTGCGGGTGTTGCAGGGGCAATGGAAGGACTTGGAACATATGGTTATATGTCAATCTTAGCAGGTTTTACTGGTACTGGATTTAACGGAATTGCCGTAGCATTACTAGGTGCGAACACTTCGATTGGAGTATTTTTAGCTGCTGCGTTATTTGGTGCGTTAACTGTAGGTGCACCTAATATGCAATCACAAGCTGGAATTCCTCCAGAATTGGTTAATATCGTTATTGCATTAATCATCTTTTTTGTAGCATCAAGCTACTTAATTAGACTCGTTATTAACCGGCTCCAAAAGGAGGGAAAATAA
- a CDS encoding bifunctional 2-polyprenyl-6-hydroxyphenol methylase/3-demethylubiquinol 3-O-methyltransferase UbiG, translated as MDFYQQLSKYYDLIFPLNSQSIAFIRERIGEGAVLDIAAGTGNHALALANLGLNVTATDLDKNMVAIIEEKALKNQVSLTAVSLAMEQLDQLKDKRYSTIIVLGNSLVHLDNMTMLTEVLSNIHNLLTKSGKLLIQIVNYDRILKEGVTELPMITREKEELTFRRTYKHVDKKIKFCGQLTIGEEILKNEVYLLPITSKQLVDVLAQVGFQEINLYGSFKGEPFETHSPALIVEATKK; from the coding sequence ATGGATTTTTATCAACAATTAAGTAAGTATTATGACCTTATCTTTCCTTTAAATAGTCAATCCATCGCTTTTATTAGAGAACGGATAGGTGAAGGGGCTGTGCTTGATATCGCCGCAGGAACGGGGAATCATGCTCTTGCCTTAGCAAATCTCGGTTTAAATGTAACTGCTACAGATTTAGATAAAAATATGGTAGCTATCATCGAAGAAAAAGCTTTGAAGAATCAAGTTTCTCTTACCGCTGTTTCATTAGCTATGGAGCAACTTGACCAATTAAAGGACAAGCGCTATTCGACAATAATAGTGCTGGGCAACTCTCTTGTGCATTTGGATAATATGACTATGTTAACTGAAGTCTTGTCTAACATCCATAACTTATTGACCAAAAGTGGAAAGTTACTTATTCAAATTGTTAATTATGATCGTATTTTAAAAGAAGGAGTTACTGAGCTACCGATGATTACCCGTGAAAAAGAAGAGCTAACTTTTCGACGTACATATAAACATGTGGACAAAAAAATTAAGTTTTGCGGGCAACTTACAATTGGGGAAGAAATTCTAAAAAATGAGGTTTATTTACTCCCTATAACAAGCAAACAACTTGTAGATGTTTTAGCACAGGTAGGTTTTCAGGAGATAAATTTATATGGCTCTTTTAAGGGGGAGCCGTTTGAGACACATTCACCTGCCTTAATAGTTGAAGCAACCAAAAAGTAA
- a CDS encoding phosphotransferase enzyme family protein, which produces MEKEVEVFFNEDVLKIGAELFMLDYSTLEKLGSFENYVFSAQRKGEEFILRLTHSSHRSKQQVEAELAWLQYLQSKNAPVCGPISSKNGQLVEAIPAGKTFFFISLFEKAKGTAVKVQDPIFNEKLFKAWGRATGILHRLSNDYVEPNGIIKRPDLVEEFRIQFAPFIPNDDVKVKEKVTSILLAIKNLPKDKERYRLIHSDIHSGNFFYDGADITIFDFDDSTYHHLIGDIAIPIYYSLWLNNKIINKEKFINEEFLPAFMKGYVKENHINLTLLNDIELFLKLRDCELYGVLHKKWDLSSLNEKQKNILNEIRERIISDTPIVSVQLEKLFR; this is translated from the coding sequence TTGGAAAAAGAAGTAGAGGTATTTTTTAACGAAGATGTCCTTAAAATTGGAGCAGAATTGTTTATGCTCGATTACTCTACCTTAGAAAAATTAGGGAGTTTTGAAAACTACGTTTTCTCAGCCCAACGTAAAGGTGAAGAGTTTATCCTGAGGTTAACTCACAGTAGTCACCGCTCGAAACAGCAGGTCGAGGCTGAACTAGCATGGCTTCAATATTTACAAAGTAAAAACGCTCCCGTTTGTGGACCAATTAGCTCTAAAAATGGTCAACTTGTAGAAGCAATTCCAGCAGGTAAAACATTCTTTTTTATAAGTCTGTTTGAAAAAGCTAAAGGAACTGCTGTAAAGGTCCAGGATCCAATCTTTAACGAAAAATTATTTAAAGCCTGGGGAAGAGCGACAGGGATTTTACATCGCTTAAGTAATGACTATGTAGAACCAAATGGCATTATCAAACGACCTGACTTAGTTGAAGAGTTTCGTATTCAGTTTGCACCTTTTATTCCAAATGATGATGTAAAAGTTAAAGAAAAAGTAACTTCCATATTGCTAGCGATAAAGAACCTACCAAAAGATAAAGAGCGCTATCGTCTCATTCATTCAGACATTCATTCTGGAAACTTTTTCTATGATGGAGCCGATATCACGATATTTGATTTTGATGACAGCACTTACCATCACCTGATCGGCGATATTGCGATCCCAATTTACTATTCTCTTTGGCTTAATAATAAGATTATCAACAAAGAAAAATTTATCAATGAAGAGTTTTTACCCGCTTTTATGAAGGGCTATGTAAAGGAAAATCATATTAACCTAACATTGCTAAATGATATTGAACTATTTCTAAAACTTAGAGATTGTGAGCTTTACGGAGTACTTCATAAGAAATGGGACTTATCGTCACTAAATGAAAAGCAGAAGAATATCCTCAATGAGATTAGAGAACGTATCATTTCTGATACACCAATTGTTTCGGTACAATTAGAAAAACTTTTTAGGTAG
- a CDS encoding amidohydrolase, giving the protein MKAYTHATIIVGNGEMIEDGVLLVNDKKILNIGKQITIPEEADIIELHGKFVTPGLIDVHTHLGVHEEGVGPAGADFNEITSATTPYVRALDGLNPMEKGFEVARRAGITTVQVLPGSANVIGGEIVTVKTAGKIVDEMVVKSPSGMKAAFGENPKRVHGDKSAKTRMGVAAVFRQELIKAENYLKKLAKGEDVPRDLGLENLAKVLRKEIPLRAHAHRADDIVTVLRLANEFKIDVTIEHCTEGHHIADFIKKYNVMVAVGPTMSSRSKVENADKGWHTLLALEEAGVPFSITTDHPVVGIEYLITSVIQAVKNGLSEESAWKSVTLNAAKHIGIEDRVGSLEVGKDADFVIWSHHPFDVSANVEKTIIEGEVVFED; this is encoded by the coding sequence TTGAAAGCATATACTCATGCAACAATTATTGTAGGAAATGGTGAAATGATCGAAGACGGGGTTTTATTAGTAAATGACAAAAAAATTCTCAACATCGGTAAGCAAATTACGATACCAGAAGAAGCTGATATTATTGAGTTACATGGGAAATTTGTAACTCCTGGTTTGATTGATGTTCATACCCATTTAGGTGTCCATGAAGAGGGGGTTGGCCCTGCAGGTGCTGATTTTAACGAGATTACTTCAGCAACAACGCCTTATGTCCGAGCTTTAGATGGACTCAATCCCATGGAAAAAGGATTTGAAGTTGCTCGCCGTGCCGGAATTACAACAGTTCAGGTTTTACCTGGGAGTGCCAATGTGATTGGTGGAGAAATCGTTACAGTCAAAACTGCTGGGAAGATTGTCGATGAGATGGTTGTAAAAAGTCCTTCTGGAATGAAAGCTGCTTTTGGAGAAAACCCCAAGCGGGTTCACGGAGATAAATCTGCAAAAACACGAATGGGAGTTGCTGCAGTTTTCCGTCAAGAGCTTATTAAAGCGGAAAACTATCTGAAAAAATTAGCCAAAGGCGAGGATGTTCCACGCGACTTAGGGCTTGAAAATTTGGCAAAGGTACTCCGCAAAGAAATACCGCTAAGAGCACATGCTCACCGCGCAGATGATATTGTGACCGTCCTTCGTTTAGCGAACGAATTTAAGATTGACGTGACAATTGAACATTGCACGGAAGGACACCATATTGCAGACTTTATTAAAAAGTATAACGTCATGGTTGCCGTTGGACCAACGATGTCTTCTAGATCGAAAGTAGAAAATGCTGATAAAGGCTGGCATACTTTGCTTGCGCTTGAGGAAGCTGGGGTTCCCTTTTCGATTACAACCGATCATCCAGTAGTAGGAATTGAATATTTGATAACCTCAGTGATTCAAGCTGTGAAGAATGGTCTAAGCGAAGAGTCAGCTTGGAAATCAGTTACTCTCAATGCAGCTAAACATATTGGCATTGAAGATCGTGTTGGTTCTCTAGAAGTAGGCAAAGATGCTGACTTTGTCATTTGGAGTCATCACCCCTTTGACGTTTCAGCAAACGTCGAGAAAACGATCATCGAGGGCGAAGTGGTTTTCGAAGATTAA
- a CDS encoding BMP family protein, whose translation MKKKKFPILMSLALAAGTLLSACGQGADPAPAEPTPAPGGGDTPTEETTDFSVKMVTDVGGVDDKSFNESAWEGLQQFEADFGAEVGYLQSGDAADYQPNLNRLVREGNDLVFAIGFLMGDDVKAVAQQQTEAQLAIVDMVVEGDDGNLLENVANITFAEHEGSFLVGVIAGLTTKTNKVGFLGGVDGFLIKKFENGFKAGVKAVNPDAEIIVQYAESFNDAARGQQISGTIYAQGADIIYHAAGGTGNGLFTEAKERKRAGEDVWAIGVDKDQHAEGLPENVTLTSMIKRVDQAVYQVSERTMNGDFPGGQIVTFGLEQEGVGIAPTTENVSAEALQAVEDYKAKILSGEINVPMTDEEYAAQQ comes from the coding sequence ATGAAAAAGAAAAAATTTCCTATTCTTATGTCACTTGCTTTAGCAGCTGGAACACTGCTTTCTGCATGTGGACAAGGTGCAGACCCTGCACCTGCAGAACCTACACCTGCACCAGGTGGTGGCGATACTCCAACTGAAGAAACAACTGATTTTTCTGTAAAAATGGTTACAGATGTTGGTGGAGTAGATGACAAGTCGTTTAACGAATCAGCTTGGGAAGGTCTTCAACAATTTGAAGCTGACTTTGGAGCTGAAGTTGGTTACTTACAATCAGGTGATGCTGCAGACTATCAACCTAACCTAAATCGTCTTGTACGTGAAGGTAACGATTTAGTATTTGCAATCGGTTTCTTAATGGGCGACGATGTTAAGGCAGTAGCTCAGCAACAAACTGAAGCACAACTTGCAATCGTTGACATGGTTGTTGAAGGTGACGATGGCAACTTATTAGAAAATGTTGCAAATATTACATTTGCTGAGCATGAAGGTTCATTCCTAGTTGGGGTAATCGCTGGTTTAACAACAAAAACGAATAAAGTTGGTTTCCTTGGTGGAGTTGACGGTTTCCTAATTAAGAAGTTCGAAAACGGATTTAAAGCTGGGGTAAAAGCTGTTAATCCGGATGCTGAAATCATTGTTCAATACGCTGAATCATTTAATGATGCTGCACGTGGACAACAAATCTCTGGTACAATCTACGCTCAAGGCGCTGACATCATTTATCATGCTGCTGGTGGTACTGGTAATGGACTATTTACTGAAGCAAAAGAGCGTAAAAGAGCTGGGGAAGACGTTTGGGCAATTGGTGTAGATAAAGACCAACATGCTGAAGGTCTACCTGAAAATGTTACATTAACTTCAATGATTAAACGTGTTGACCAAGCGGTATATCAAGTTTCTGAAAGAACTATGAACGGTGATTTCCCTGGTGGACAAATTGTTACGTTTGGTTTAGAGCAAGAAGGGGTTGGAATTGCTCCAACTACTGAGAACGTTTCTGCTGAAGCTTTACAAGCTGTAGAAGACTACAAAGCGAAAATCTTAAGCGGTGAAATCAACGTTCCAATGACTGATGAAGAATATGCAGCTCAACAATAA
- a CDS encoding NapC/NirT family cytochrome c yields the protein MFKRFKESNNKILFVILLGAFIGIVLYAGTVTAIKATDTGEFCSSCHVMDTVYEAFSRSPHGKLDCNDCHAPTDSTVNKMLFKARAGMGHIYMNTLGASRIPDVLHATEPSVEVVNKNCISCHQYTLENVAHDSKGTCIGCHRQVPHGLGIFKSSDWHLKLNIDAAR from the coding sequence ATGTTTAAAAGGTTTAAAGAGTCCAATAACAAAATATTATTTGTAATTTTATTAGGAGCTTTTATTGGCATTGTTTTATATGCAGGGACAGTTACAGCTATAAAAGCAACAGATACTGGGGAATTTTGTTCAAGTTGTCACGTTATGGACACCGTGTATGAGGCTTTTAGTAGATCACCACACGGGAAGCTAGACTGTAATGATTGCCACGCCCCAACAGATAGCACGGTTAATAAAATGTTATTTAAGGCGAGGGCTGGTATGGGGCATATTTATATGAATACTCTCGGTGCAAGTCGAATCCCTGATGTTTTGCATGCTACAGAACCTTCAGTAGAGGTTGTTAATAAAAATTGTATATCCTGTCATCAGTATACACTTGAGAATGTTGCTCATGACTCCAAGGGAACTTGTATCGGTTGCCATCGTCAAGTTCCGCATGGTTTAGGGATTTTTAAGTCTTCTGATTGGCATTTAAAATTAAATATTGATGCTGCAAGGTAA
- a CDS encoding DMT family transporter, which translates to MSNKKIDIGFIHSAVLLFGLSGIFAKLISYHAFILVLGRMFFAAMFLLFVLLIWKIPFRLVSIKDIGKFFFIGVILVVHWSSFFYSIQISSVAIGLITFATFPVFSVFLEPLLLKERFKRKI; encoded by the coding sequence TTGAGCAATAAAAAGATTGATATTGGATTCATTCATAGCGCTGTATTGCTATTTGGGCTTTCGGGCATTTTTGCCAAGCTCATATCCTACCATGCTTTTATACTTGTACTTGGTAGAATGTTTTTTGCAGCCATGTTTCTATTGTTTGTTTTGCTTATTTGGAAAATTCCTTTTCGTTTAGTAAGTATTAAAGATATAGGTAAATTTTTTTTTATTGGAGTTATTTTAGTTGTCCATTGGTCTAGTTTCTTTTATTCTATTCAAATTTCTTCAGTAGCAATTGGCCTCATTACGTTTGCAACATTTCCTGTGTTTTCGGTTTTCTTAGAGCCCTTGTTATTAAAAGAGCGGTTTAAAAGAAAAATATAG
- a CDS encoding DMT family transporter, which translates to MVQEVSFENTSFLGAFWGIVSAFTFSLLAIINRVLVRGYSSIVVGFYQNSFGFIVLIPFLFLFPFQFQFQLDNFLLLVLLGVLFTGVSHVMFIQGLKSVNVQKASIIACLEPVYGIIAAVFILAEIPSLREGVGILIILCMAIYVSFYSTVE; encoded by the coding sequence ATTGTACAAGAAGTAAGTTTTGAGAATACTAGCTTTTTAGGTGCTTTTTGGGGGATCGTATCGGCGTTTACATTTTCGCTCCTGGCAATTATCAATCGTGTTCTTGTAAGGGGATATTCGAGTATTGTCGTTGGTTTTTACCAGAATAGTTTTGGGTTTATCGTATTAATTCCGTTTTTGTTTTTGTTTCCATTTCAGTTTCAGTTTCAGCTAGACAACTTCTTGTTACTTGTTTTACTAGGCGTTCTTTTTACCGGGGTTTCTCACGTTATGTTTATTCAAGGGTTAAAATCTGTGAATGTACAGAAGGCCAGTATCATTGCTTGTCTTGAACCTGTTTATGGAATTATTGCAGCTGTATTCATTCTAGCCGAAATCCCTTCACTTAGGGAAGGTGTTGGGATCCTGATTATTTTATGTATGGCCATATATGTCAGTTTTTACAGTACTGTTGAGTAA
- a CDS encoding ABC transporter ATP-binding protein yields MNNVIEMNNIRKEFPGIVANDNITLQLRQGEIHALLGENGAGKSTLMNILFGLYQPDKGEIKVRGEKVAITDPNVANKLGIGMVHQHFMLVENFTIAENIILGSEPTIAGRINIKKAEKDVKELSEKYGLKVDPRAKIEDISVGMQQRVEIIKTLYRGAEILIFDEPTAALTPQEISELIQIMKALVKEGKSIILITHKLKEIMSVCDRCTVIRRGKGIGTVEVKETNPDALAAMMVGREVNFTIEREKAQPKHDVLSVKDLVVHDVRKVPVVNGLNLEVKAGEILGIAGVDGNGQSELIEAITGLRKASSGSITLNGKDLTKLKTRKITEAGIAHIPQDRHKHGLVLDFSVAENIVLQTYYQKPYSKNKILNFPAILDKSKKLIEEYDVRTPSEQTLARSLSGGNQQKAIIAREVDRSPDFLIAAQPTRGLDVGAIEFIHRKLIEERDKGRAVLLVSLELDEVLNVSDRIAVIYEGKIVAIVDPKETDEKELGLLMAGGKSKRVGEQQ; encoded by the coding sequence TTGAATAACGTGATTGAAATGAATAATATTCGTAAAGAATTTCCGGGAATTGTTGCAAACGATAACATTACACTCCAGCTACGTCAAGGTGAGATTCACGCACTCCTTGGAGAGAATGGGGCTGGTAAGTCTACGTTAATGAATATTCTCTTTGGTCTTTACCAACCTGATAAAGGTGAAATTAAGGTAAGAGGCGAAAAAGTAGCAATTACTGATCCAAATGTGGCCAACAAATTAGGTATCGGGATGGTCCATCAACATTTTATGCTTGTCGAGAATTTTACAATAGCTGAAAATATTATTCTAGGTAGTGAACCAACAATTGCCGGAAGAATTAATATAAAGAAGGCTGAAAAAGACGTTAAAGAACTTTCAGAAAAATATGGTTTAAAGGTAGATCCAAGGGCAAAAATCGAAGATATTTCAGTTGGAATGCAACAACGCGTTGAAATTATTAAAACTTTATATCGCGGTGCGGAAATCTTAATCTTTGATGAACCCACAGCAGCTTTAACACCGCAAGAGATTAGTGAACTTATTCAAATTATGAAAGCCCTAGTTAAAGAAGGAAAATCAATTATATTGATTACACATAAATTAAAAGAAATTATGTCTGTATGTGATCGTTGTACAGTTATTCGACGTGGTAAAGGAATTGGTACAGTGGAGGTTAAGGAAACTAATCCTGATGCCTTAGCTGCAATGATGGTAGGTCGAGAAGTCAATTTTACAATTGAACGTGAAAAGGCTCAGCCTAAACATGATGTTTTGTCTGTAAAAGATCTAGTTGTTCATGATGTTCGTAAAGTTCCAGTTGTTAATGGTCTTAATTTAGAAGTAAAAGCTGGGGAAATTTTAGGAATTGCTGGTGTAGACGGAAATGGTCAGTCTGAATTAATTGAGGCAATTACTGGATTACGTAAAGCAAGTAGCGGTTCGATTACCTTAAATGGTAAAGATCTAACTAAATTAAAGACTCGTAAAATTACTGAAGCTGGGATTGCTCATATTCCTCAAGATCGTCATAAGCATGGGTTGGTTCTTGATTTCTCTGTTGCTGAAAATATTGTTTTACAAACTTACTATCAAAAACCATATTCGAAAAATAAAATCTTAAACTTTCCAGCCATACTTGATAAGTCGAAAAAGCTAATAGAGGAATACGATGTTCGTACACCAAGTGAACAAACCTTAGCCAGATCCTTATCTGGTGGTAACCAACAAAAAGCAATTATTGCTAGGGAAGTAGATCGTTCTCCAGACTTCTTAATTGCGGCACAGCCGACAAGGGGCTTGGATGTTGGTGCAATTGAATTTATTCATCGTAAACTCATTGAAGAACGTGATAAGGGACGAGCGGTATTACTTGTTTCGTTAGAATTAGATGAAGTATTAAACGTAAGTGACCGTATCGCCGTTATTTACGAAGGGAAAATTGTTGCTATTGTGGATCCAAAAGAAACAGACGAAAAAGAATTAGGACTTCTCATGGCCGGTGGGAAGAGCAAGAGAGTAGGTGAACAACAATGA
- a CDS encoding DUF3189 family protein yields the protein MIYIYNCYGGTHSSALAAAYHLNKLPKDRLPTKEEILNIDIFNKLRTKDMGRIIYHGNDDDGNKVYTVGRGSSKALVPALKELLTLINEDGTRTDKVIFSNASPTVPLAMTFGGLFSRRLHIDFIGVPLLIKGAQQTYHNIISLVEKTRATARETVKQIEVLENKNLEVNKLF from the coding sequence ATGATTTATATTTACAACTGCTACGGTGGAACACATTCGTCTGCATTAGCGGCAGCCTACCACTTAAACAAGTTGCCTAAAGACCGTCTTCCGACAAAGGAAGAAATATTAAATATTGACATTTTTAATAAACTTAGAACGAAAGATATGGGAAGAATCATTTATCATGGAAATGATGATGACGGAAATAAAGTTTATACAGTCGGTCGAGGAAGTTCTAAAGCCTTGGTTCCTGCATTAAAGGAACTTCTGACTTTAATCAATGAAGACGGCACTCGTACTGATAAGGTTATATTTTCAAACGCTTCACCAACAGTTCCTTTAGCCATGACATTTGGAGGTTTGTTTTCCAGGCGCCTTCACATCGATTTTATTGGTGTTCCACTTTTAATCAAAGGTGCCCAACAGACATATCACAATATTATCTCATTGGTAGAAAAAACCAGAGCTACAGCTAGAGAAACTGTAAAACAGATAGAGGTTTTAGAAAATAAGAATTTAGAAGTGAATAAACTATTTTAA
- a CDS encoding YqeG family HAD IIIA-type phosphatase, with protein MKIFKPDYEYEHFTNVSLDFLKEHNIHAIFSDLDSTLAAHDQLGDAQFTSWHEKLEASDVKLIVVSNNSQGRVDRFTKPYNILGYGRCNKPAPSKIKNIMAEIGVDSTNSIFLGDQLFTDVLCGKLLKMKTVLVKPLGEEHEPWTVRWKRGLEASIKKMW; from the coding sequence ATGAAGATTTTTAAGCCAGATTATGAATATGAGCACTTTACGAACGTTTCACTTGATTTTCTAAAAGAGCATAATATTCATGCAATTTTTTCGGATCTTGATAGTACGTTGGCGGCTCATGATCAACTTGGGGACGCTCAATTTACTAGCTGGCACGAAAAATTAGAAGCGAGTGATGTTAAGCTAATCGTAGTTTCAAATAATAGCCAAGGAAGAGTCGATAGGTTTACTAAACCTTATAACATTTTAGGGTATGGAAGGTGCAATAAGCCAGCACCAAGTAAAATTAAGAATATAATGGCGGAAATCGGTGTAGATAGTACAAACAGCATCTTTTTAGGAGATCAGCTATTTACAGATGTTTTATGTGGAAAACTTTTAAAAATGAAAACAGTTCTTGTCAAACCATTAGGAGAAGAACATGAGCCATGGACAGTCCGTTGGAAAAGAGGCCTTGAGGCAAGCATAAAAAAAATGTGGTAA
- a CDS encoding ammonia-forming cytochrome c nitrite reductase subunit c552: MKKRKVYKLILIVFLLTILAACLGREELTVDNPAALTNLSPDEYLNSAFKDAFPIHYESYLKNMGNGMPPVSKFIPEYEPYLPILFAGFAFEQEYNTTRGHTYAVEDVLNIARITERSIGSCMTCKSTIVTPLLKEFGDDYWAANFRGDLLPRLEEMAAVGALDELGEYGHISIGCSDCHDPVTMELRITRPSLTHALARQGKDLTEATRNEMRTYVCAQCHVEYYFEPELKKVRFPWDYGTKPEEMFEYFQTTAIEEGFEYDYIHAVSGAPIIKAQHPEYELWSYGSHGRAGVSCSDCHMPFERRDDRRKISSHYWVSPLETIEQSCRTCHSDKTEKYIVERVGEIQERHLEAVHEAQDLTVEAHYFVNRMITAGVPQDKLTQAQSFVRESQWYTDIIAAENSDGFHNPQGSMDTLRMASDAANNAIKLATEELLKLNIDLDELRAEITKVKQAVYHEEDPFLKHTHATNNFFPSQK, encoded by the coding sequence ATGAAAAAAAGAAAAGTCTATAAACTGATACTTATCGTATTTTTGCTAACCATACTTGCTGCATGTTTGGGTCGTGAAGAGCTAACTGTAGATAACCCTGCAGCGCTAACAAATCTATCTCCGGACGAATATCTAAATTCAGCTTTCAAAGATGCGTTTCCAATTCATTACGAAAGTTATTTGAAGAATATGGGGAACGGAATGCCTCCAGTATCTAAGTTTATTCCAGAGTATGAGCCGTATTTACCAATCCTGTTTGCAGGTTTCGCATTTGAACAAGAATACAATACAACAAGAGGTCACACCTACGCAGTTGAGGATGTGTTGAATATTGCTAGAATCACAGAGCGTTCAATTGGGTCTTGTATGACATGTAAGAGCACGATTGTTACGCCACTTTTAAAGGAATTTGGCGATGATTATTGGGCGGCAAATTTCAGGGGAGATTTACTGCCAAGATTAGAAGAAATGGCAGCTGTTGGTGCTTTGGATGAATTAGGGGAATATGGCCATATTTCGATTGGTTGTTCAGACTGTCATGATCCGGTGACGATGGAGTTAAGGATTACACGTCCGTCATTAACACACGCCTTAGCCCGTCAAGGAAAAGATTTAACTGAGGCAACGAGAAATGAAATGCGTACCTATGTATGTGCTCAATGCCACGTCGAATATTATTTTGAACCTGAGCTGAAAAAAGTTCGCTTTCCATGGGATTATGGCACGAAACCTGAAGAAATGTTTGAATATTTTCAAACAACAGCTATAGAGGAAGGTTTTGAATATGATTATATTCATGCTGTCTCAGGTGCACCAATAATTAAGGCTCAACATCCAGAATACGAGCTTTGGAGTTATGGTTCCCACGGAAGAGCTGGTGTATCTTGTTCAGACTGTCATATGCCTTTTGAACGAAGGGATGACCGACGTAAAATCTCGTCACACTATTGGGTCTCACCACTAGAAACAATTGAACAATCATGTCGTACATGTCACTCAGATAAAACAGAGAAGTACATTGTTGAAAGAGTTGGCGAAATTCAAGAGCGACATTTAGAGGCAGTTCACGAAGCTCAGGACTTAACTGTCGAAGCACACTATTTTGTAAATCGGATGATCACAGCTGGAGTTCCTCAAGATAAGTTAACACAAGCTCAAAGCTTTGTTCGTGAAAGTCAATGGTATACAGATATTATCGCTGCAGAAAATTCAGACGGTTTTCATAACCCACAAGGTAGCATGGATACTTTAAGAATGGCATCGGATGCAGCTAATAATGCGATAAAGCTTGCAACTGAAGAATTATTAAAGCTTAATATTGACCTTGACGAACTTCGTGCTGAAATTACCAAAGTAAAGCAAGCGGTATATCATGAAGAAGACCCGTTCTTAAAGCATACACATGCTACGAATAACTTCTTTCCATCGCAAAAATAA